One Devosia lacusdianchii genomic window carries:
- the rpmF gene encoding 50S ribosomal protein L32: MAVPKRKTSPMKRGFRRSADALATASYVEDKDSGELRRPHHVDLKTGMYRGRQVLDVKK; the protein is encoded by the coding sequence ATGGCAGTGCCAAAACGAAAGACCTCGCCGATGAAGCGCGGCTTCCGCCGCTCGGCCGACGCTCTTGCCACCGCATCCTATGTTGAAGACAAGGATTCGGGTGAGCTGCGCCGCCCGCATCACGTGGACCTCAAGACCGGCATGTATCGCGGTCGCCAAGTCCTCGACGTCAAGAAATAA
- a CDS encoding MOSC domain-containing protein produces MAKLLSINVGTAQHIPGYTPLTGIVKMPVVSAAIDRQGMAGDAICDRQHHGGADQAIYVYFADDYQFWADTLGRRIEPGTFGENLTISGVEGRNVAIGDRFTIGPVLLEVTYHRTPCMTFAARMGDRTWVKRFHRAGRPGAYCRVLAPGIVDSGAPVEHLPYAGARVTVSELMALDGSEIDPEFMRRALTTPIREKTRFKYETRLASLF; encoded by the coding sequence ATGGCCAAGCTGCTCAGCATCAATGTGGGCACGGCGCAGCACATTCCCGGCTACACGCCGCTAACCGGCATCGTCAAAATGCCGGTCGTCAGCGCCGCCATCGACCGCCAGGGCATGGCAGGCGACGCCATCTGCGACCGCCAGCATCATGGCGGCGCAGATCAGGCCATCTATGTCTATTTCGCCGACGACTACCAGTTCTGGGCCGATACACTCGGCCGGCGCATCGAACCGGGCACTTTCGGTGAAAACCTCACCATATCGGGTGTCGAAGGCCGCAATGTCGCCATCGGCGACCGCTTCACCATCGGCCCGGTGCTGCTGGAAGTCACCTACCATCGCACCCCCTGCATGACCTTCGCTGCCCGCATGGGCGATCGCACCTGGGTCAAGCGCTTCCATCGTGCCGGTCGCCCCGGTGCTTACTGCCGCGTGTTGGCGCCCGGTATCGTGGACAGCGGGGCGCCCGTCGAGCACCTGCCCTATGCCGGCGCGCGGGTGACCGTGAGCGAACTCATGGCCCTAGATGGCAGTGAGATCGACCCCGAATTCATGCGCCGCGCCCTCACCACCCCGATCCGCGAGAAAACGCGCTTCAAATACGAAACCCGCCTCGCCAGCCTGTTCTGA
- a CDS encoding transglycosylase domain-containing protein produces the protein MARRSKPKGIWRLIRPIAIVLAILVAIPVVLTPVYLFVDPISVPMLERYVTGRPVVRQWRDMGDISDRLKASVILSEDGQFCRHWGVDLGALREEVGRYMEGEDARGASTITMQVARNLFLWNGQSVVRKALEVPLAIYVDLVLPKRRIMEIYLNIAEWGPEGQFGVAAGAERAFGVEPQNLDWRRATLLVTALPNPMLRKPGRPSAGMVRIAGIIEARVGEYGARANCVGEGGRLAL, from the coding sequence ATGGCGCGACGCAGCAAACCCAAAGGCATCTGGCGGCTCATCCGGCCCATTGCCATTGTCCTGGCAATTCTGGTTGCCATTCCAGTGGTGCTGACGCCGGTTTATCTGTTTGTCGATCCCATCTCGGTGCCGATGCTGGAGCGCTATGTCACGGGCCGGCCGGTGGTGCGGCAGTGGCGCGATATGGGGGATATTTCCGATCGGTTGAAGGCGTCGGTGATCCTGTCCGAGGATGGGCAATTCTGCCGGCATTGGGGGGTTGACCTCGGCGCGCTGCGCGAGGAGGTGGGGCGCTATATGGAGGGTGAGGACGCACGGGGCGCCTCGACCATCACCATGCAGGTGGCGCGCAATCTGTTCCTATGGAATGGCCAGAGCGTGGTGCGCAAGGCGCTGGAAGTGCCACTCGCCATCTATGTCGATCTGGTGCTGCCCAAGCGGCGCATCATGGAGATCTATCTCAATATCGCCGAATGGGGGCCGGAGGGGCAATTTGGCGTGGCGGCGGGGGCCGAGCGGGCGTTTGGGGTCGAGCCGCAGAACCTCGACTGGCGCAGGGCGACACTGCTGGTGACGGCACTGCCCAATCCGATGCTGCGAAAGCCGGGCCGGCCATCGGCGGGGATGGTGCGGATTGCCGGAATTATCGAGGCACGGGTCGGTGAATATGGCGCGCGCGCCAATTGTGTGGGAGAGGGTGGCCGGTTGGCGCTTTAG
- the fumC gene encoding class II fumarate hydratase — protein MTMRVESDSMGTINVPADKYYGAQTARSLANFDIGGEKMPKEIITAFGILKKAAALANHKLGLLDEKTRDLIVAAADEVIEGRLGEHFPLVVWQTGSGTQSNMNVNEVISNRAIEMAGGVMGSKKPVHPNDHVNMSQSSNDTYPTAMHIAAVEALENYLFPRVEVLRNTLNSKAEEFMDVVKIGRTHLQDATPLTLGQEMSGWVAQIDLAVKAIKATIPQLKELALGGTAVGTGLNAHPDYAVAVAKEIATLSGHDFVTAPNKYAVMAGHDAFVGTSGALKQLAVAFMKIANDVRWLASGPRSGLGELTIPENEPGSSIMPGKVNPTQSEAMTMVVAHVMGNDAAIGFAASQGNFELNVFKPVIAYNFLQSVRLLADSARSFNDNCAIGIEPDRTRIKQLVDQSLMLVTALNRKIGYDNAAKIAKTAHKNGTTLREEAINLGLLTGAEFDAEVKPEQMVGPLKLKK, from the coding sequence ATGACCATGCGCGTTGAATCGGACTCGATGGGCACCATCAATGTGCCTGCTGACAAGTATTACGGCGCGCAGACGGCTCGGAGCCTGGCCAACTTCGATATTGGCGGCGAGAAGATGCCCAAGGAAATCATCACCGCCTTCGGCATCCTCAAGAAGGCGGCGGCGCTGGCCAATCACAAGCTGGGGCTGCTCGACGAAAAGACGCGCGACCTGATCGTTGCGGCGGCCGATGAGGTGATCGAGGGCCGCCTGGGCGAGCACTTCCCGCTGGTGGTGTGGCAGACCGGCTCGGGTACCCAGTCCAATATGAACGTCAACGAGGTTATCTCGAACCGCGCCATCGAGATGGCGGGTGGCGTCATGGGCTCCAAGAAGCCGGTGCATCCCAATGACCATGTGAACATGAGCCAGTCGTCCAACGACACCTATCCGACGGCGATGCATATTGCGGCGGTCGAGGCGCTCGAAAATTACCTGTTTCCGCGCGTCGAAGTCCTGCGCAACACGCTTAATTCCAAGGCTGAAGAGTTCATGGATGTGGTCAAGATCGGCCGTACCCATTTGCAGGATGCGACGCCGCTGACGCTGGGCCAGGAAATGAGCGGCTGGGTGGCGCAGATCGATCTGGCGGTGAAGGCTATCAAGGCGACCATTCCGCAGCTCAAGGAGTTGGCGCTGGGTGGCACGGCAGTGGGTACGGGCCTCAATGCTCATCCCGACTATGCCGTGGCGGTGGCCAAGGAAATCGCAACGCTCTCGGGGCACGACTTCGTGACGGCGCCGAATAAGTATGCCGTCATGGCGGGCCATGATGCGTTTGTCGGTACGTCGGGTGCGCTCAAGCAGCTGGCCGTCGCCTTCATGAAGATCGCCAATGACGTGCGCTGGCTGGCGTCGGGCCCGCGTTCGGGTCTCGGCGAATTGACCATTCCCGAAAACGAACCCGGTTCGTCGATCATGCCGGGCAAGGTCAATCCGACCCAGTCGGAAGCCATGACCATGGTGGTGGCGCATGTGATGGGCAATGACGCGGCCATCGGCTTTGCCGCGTCACAGGGCAATTTCGAGCTCAACGTGTTCAAGCCGGTCATTGCCTACAATTTCCTGCAATCGGTGCGGCTGCTGGCCGATTCGGCGCGCTCCTTCAACGACAATTGCGCTATTGGCATCGAGCCCGATCGGACGCGGATCAAGCAACTCGTCGACCAGTCGCTGATGCTGGTGACGGCGCTCAACCGCAAGATCGGCTATGACAACGCCGCCAAGATCGCCAAGACCGCGCACAAGAACGGCACGACCTTGCGCGAGGAAGCGATCAATCTGGGTCTGCTGACCGGCGCGGAATTCGACGCTGAAGTAAAGCCCGAGCAGATGGTCGGGCCGCTCAAGCTCAAGAAGTAG
- a CDS encoding polyprenyl synthetase family protein, producing the protein MYDFAADIADCAKAVETALERQLVAGPLSGPGPAPDRLVRAMRHGSLEGGKRLRPLLVRQAAAIFNVPAAQSLVPGLAVEMIHCYSLIHDDLPAMDDDDLRRGRPTVHKAFDEATAILAGDALLTHAFGLLTDAACHPDASVRIALVSELVAGSGAGGMVGGQMWDIEGESTSLSLDEISGMQAMKTGALIRASVRMGAILGGADARTLSALTAYAEAAGRAFQLADDILDVTATSEAMGKATGKDAAHGKQTLVAQLGLDGARARLTQTVNEALSALRTFGPKADGLRATARYFASREN; encoded by the coding sequence ATGTATGATTTTGCTGCCGACATCGCCGATTGCGCCAAAGCCGTCGAAACAGCGCTCGAACGGCAATTGGTCGCCGGCCCGCTCTCGGGCCCCGGCCCGGCTCCCGACCGACTGGTCCGCGCCATGCGGCACGGCAGCCTCGAAGGCGGCAAGCGCCTGCGTCCGCTGCTGGTCCGCCAGGCCGCCGCCATCTTCAACGTGCCTGCCGCTCAATCGCTGGTCCCCGGCCTCGCCGTCGAGATGATCCATTGCTATTCGCTGATCCATGACGACCTGCCCGCCATGGACGATGACGACCTGCGCCGTGGCCGCCCCACCGTGCACAAGGCCTTTGACGAGGCCACCGCCATCCTGGCCGGCGACGCCCTGCTGACCCATGCCTTCGGCCTCCTCACCGATGCCGCGTGCCATCCCGATGCCTCCGTCCGCATTGCGCTGGTCAGCGAGCTCGTGGCGGGTTCCGGCGCCGGTGGCATGGTCGGCGGCCAGATGTGGGATATCGAAGGCGAAAGCACGTCGCTGTCGCTGGACGAAATTTCGGGCATGCAGGCCATGAAAACCGGCGCGCTGATCCGCGCCAGCGTCCGCATGGGCGCCATTCTCGGCGGCGCCGACGCCCGCACCCTTTCGGCGCTCACCGCCTATGCCGAAGCCGCTGGACGCGCCTTCCAGCTCGCCGACGATATCCTCGACGTCACCGCCACATCAGAAGCCATGGGCAAGGCCACCGGCAAGGATGCTGCCCACGGCAAGCAAACCCTCGTCGCCCAGCTCGGCCTCGATGGCGCCCGCGCCCGCCTCACCCAGACGGTCAACGAAGCGCTCTCGGCCCTGCGCACCTTCGGCCCCAAGGCCGATGGCCTGCGCGCCACCGCCCGCTATTTTGCCAGCCGGGAGAATTGA
- a CDS encoding YbaK/EbsC family protein: MSLQSVQADLALRAPDLVVMVTEASTATVQTAAVVHDCEPGQIAKTLCIRVNGEVLLLVTRGDARLDNQKSKAAFGGRPRMLGAEEVEQLTSHKVGGVCPFGLPGPLPIFMDSSLRVYDEVIPAGGDTHASVRLTVDHLAALCGNKWVDACQPPALAEAD; the protein is encoded by the coding sequence ATGAGCCTCCAATCCGTCCAAGCCGACCTCGCCCTGCGCGCCCCCGACCTGGTGGTCATGGTCACCGAGGCGTCCACGGCCACGGTGCAAACCGCAGCCGTGGTCCATGATTGCGAACCCGGCCAGATCGCCAAGACCCTGTGCATCCGCGTCAATGGCGAGGTCCTGCTGCTGGTCACCCGCGGCGATGCGCGTCTCGACAACCAGAAATCCAAAGCCGCCTTTGGCGGCCGCCCGCGCATGCTGGGCGCCGAAGAAGTCGAGCAATTGACCAGCCACAAGGTCGGCGGCGTCTGCCCCTTCGGCCTGCCCGGCCCGCTACCGATCTTTATGGACAGCTCGCTTAGGGTTTATGACGAGGTCATCCCCGCCGGCGGCGACACCCACGCCTCGGTCCGCCTGACCGTCGACCACCTCGCCGCCCTCTGCGGCAACAAATGGGTCGACGCCTGCCAGCCGCCTGCTCTGGCCGAGGCAGACTGA